The proteins below are encoded in one region of Geomonas ferrireducens:
- a CDS encoding diguanylate cyclase, whose protein sequence is MSNCVLVIDDSTAIREQVVRTLKDVGLFEQYREARDGLEGFKTLIESKADLVICDVDMPRMDGYKFLQLVASRPDLQGLPIIMLTGMMDFNSKIRGLEQGASDYLTKPFDPGELVARVRVQLKIKSLQDDLRKANEQLKRLTNIDHLTNLFNRRYLAEIMDGEFIRARRNHENLSLVIFDIDYFKSVNDTYGHQNGDVVLSAVAGIAQQQMRAYDSAARYGGEEFVLVLPGTALEGGVIVAERLRQAVLESSFPPPMEDLTLTISAGVATYPGPSVENIDSLFRRADEALYRAKQSGRNRVEMMPT, encoded by the coding sequence ATGTCCAATTGTGTGCTCGTTATCGATGACTCCACCGCCATACGGGAACAGGTGGTGCGCACCCTGAAAGATGTCGGCCTTTTCGAGCAGTACCGGGAAGCGCGGGACGGCCTGGAAGGGTTCAAGACGCTGATCGAATCCAAGGCCGACCTCGTCATCTGCGACGTCGACATGCCGCGCATGGACGGCTACAAGTTCCTGCAGTTGGTGGCATCGCGCCCCGACCTGCAGGGGCTTCCCATCATCATGCTGACCGGCATGATGGACTTCAACTCGAAGATCAGGGGGCTCGAACAGGGGGCAAGCGACTACCTCACCAAGCCGTTCGATCCCGGCGAGCTCGTGGCGCGGGTCCGGGTGCAACTTAAGATCAAGTCCCTGCAGGACGATCTGAGGAAGGCCAATGAGCAGTTGAAGCGCCTGACCAACATCGATCATCTCACCAACCTCTTCAACAGGCGTTACCTGGCCGAGATAATGGACGGTGAGTTCATCAGGGCCAGACGTAACCACGAAAATCTCTCCCTCGTCATTTTTGACATCGATTACTTCAAGAGCGTGAACGACACCTACGGGCACCAAAACGGCGATGTCGTCCTCTCGGCCGTCGCGGGTATCGCCCAGCAGCAGATGCGCGCCTACGACAGCGCTGCGCGTTACGGCGGCGAAGAGTTTGTCCTGGTGCTCCCCGGTACTGCGCTCGAAGGAGGCGTCATCGTTGCCGAGCGCCTGCGTCAGGCCGTGCTTGAATCCTCCTTTCCTCCCCCCATGGAAGATCTCACCCTCACCATCAGCGCCGGGGTCGCCACCTACCCGGGCCCGTCCGTTGAGAACATCGACTCGCTGTTTCGCCGCGCCGACGAGGCGCTGTATCGGGCGAAGCAGAGCGGTAGAAACCGCGTCGAGATGATGCCGACCTGA
- a CDS encoding electron transfer flavoprotein subunit beta/FixA family protein: MKILVCIKQVPDMESRFKPDASGVWYADTDLAFRVNEYDEYAIEQAVLLKEQLGGEPEVTVLSIGPDRVVEAIKKGLSMGGDRGVHVQDAAAHLKDSWQVASIIAAYAAGEGFDLILTGLQSQDRGSAQVGVTVAELLDYACATTVVGFEYADGTVTVKRELEGGVKGTVRLKMPAVVTCQLGLNQPRYPTLPNIMKAKKKEVRVIPVAELLHQDQRVAPVEFRAPAKKGSAVVLEGELADQVDRLIGILKDKTAVLR; encoded by the coding sequence ATGAAGATTCTGGTATGCATAAAGCAGGTGCCGGATATGGAGTCCCGGTTCAAACCTGATGCTTCGGGCGTCTGGTACGCCGATACGGACCTTGCCTTTAGAGTGAACGAGTACGACGAGTACGCCATCGAGCAGGCCGTGCTGCTCAAGGAGCAACTGGGCGGCGAGCCTGAGGTTACCGTGCTCTCGATAGGGCCGGACCGGGTGGTCGAGGCGATCAAGAAGGGGCTTTCGATGGGCGGGGACCGCGGTGTTCACGTGCAAGATGCAGCGGCACACCTGAAGGATTCCTGGCAGGTGGCGTCGATAATCGCCGCCTATGCCGCCGGGGAGGGGTTCGACCTCATCCTCACCGGGTTGCAATCACAAGATCGAGGTTCCGCCCAGGTCGGCGTCACCGTTGCGGAGCTGCTCGACTATGCCTGCGCCACCACCGTGGTCGGCTTTGAGTATGCCGATGGCACCGTTACGGTGAAGCGCGAGCTGGAAGGAGGGGTGAAGGGGACGGTGCGCCTGAAGATGCCGGCCGTGGTGACCTGCCAATTGGGGCTGAACCAGCCGCGCTACCCCACACTGCCAAATATCATGAAGGCGAAGAAAAAAGAGGTCCGCGTCATCCCTGTAGCCGAGTTGCTGCATCAGGATCAAAGGGTGGCTCCGGTCGAATTCCGGGCTCCGGCCAAGAAGGGAAGCGCCGTGGTGCTGGAAGGGGAGCTCGCCGACCAGGTCGACCGTCTCATCGGGATACTGAAGGACAAGACAGCGGTGCTGCGCTAG
- a CDS encoding electron transfer flavoprotein subunit alpha/FixB family protein — MKLLLIGECREGKLLEYSYELFGFASQAGAETAMLIVGGDGSLPGYGGTVYLADAGKYGEYNPDLHKRLVQAVVERERPDYVVFMHTSYGWDLAPRVAALLKVPQVSEVVALAEGGGFERPCLSQKMRQVVKPQGTPVVLTLQGGAFPALVPGGTPQVQPVDASGEGRLEFLGYEAAARKGVDLTKAEVIVSVGRGVGKKENIPVIAELARVLGGEVGASRPVVDSGWMDAGSQVGVTGQTVSPKLYVACGISGAIQHLAGMKKSGFIVAINKDKEAPIAGVADVLVVADVMQFVPALTAKLAK, encoded by the coding sequence ATGAAACTCTTACTGATCGGTGAATGCCGTGAAGGCAAGTTGTTGGAATACAGCTACGAGCTCTTCGGGTTCGCTTCGCAGGCGGGAGCAGAAACCGCAATGCTCATCGTCGGCGGGGATGGGTCCCTTCCCGGATACGGTGGTACCGTCTACTTGGCCGATGCAGGCAAGTACGGCGAGTACAACCCGGACCTGCACAAGCGTCTGGTGCAGGCGGTAGTCGAGCGGGAGCGGCCGGACTACGTGGTGTTCATGCACACCTCTTACGGCTGGGATCTGGCGCCGAGGGTCGCGGCCCTGTTAAAGGTGCCGCAGGTTTCCGAGGTGGTCGCGCTGGCGGAAGGGGGAGGTTTCGAGCGGCCCTGCCTGAGCCAGAAGATGCGTCAGGTCGTGAAGCCGCAGGGAACGCCCGTGGTGCTCACCCTGCAGGGGGGAGCCTTTCCCGCGCTGGTGCCGGGGGGGACGCCGCAGGTGCAGCCGGTCGACGCGTCGGGGGAGGGGAGGCTCGAGTTTCTGGGCTATGAAGCGGCGGCGCGCAAAGGGGTGGATTTGACCAAGGCCGAAGTGATCGTCAGCGTAGGGCGTGGTGTCGGCAAGAAGGAGAACATACCCGTCATCGCCGAGCTTGCCAGGGTGCTCGGAGGTGAAGTCGGGGCGAGCCGCCCCGTCGTGGATAGCGGCTGGATGGATGCAGGGAGCCAGGTCGGGGTGACCGGGCAGACGGTGAGTCCCAAGTTGTACGTGGCGTGCGGCATCAGCGGGGCGATTCAGCATCTGGCGGGGATGAAGAAGTCCGGGTTCATCGTAGCCATCAACAAGGACAAGGAAGCCCCCATAGCCGGGGTTGCCGACGTGCTGGTGGTGGCCGACGTGATGCAGTTCGTCCCAGCACTGACCGCGAAGCTGGCAAAGTAG
- a CDS encoding four helix bundle suffix domain-containing protein — protein sequence MNGSDDLILPHGGFRRLRSFVVALAAYDGTIIFCDRFIDKRSRTHDQMVQAARSGVQNIAEGSLASGTSKKTELKLTGVARASLGELIRDYEDYLRQNGLQIWDKDSPKVRGMRARLAGRLTKSERSDRSDRSDRSDRSDRSDRSDRSDRSDRSDRSDRSEFFDEPLLAALRALRTSSAEVGANILLCLSHQASFLLRRQMERQEHDLVQNGGFTERLYNYRKEHR from the coding sequence ATGAACGGTTCTGACGACCTCATTCTGCCGCACGGCGGCTTTCGCCGCTTGCGCAGCTTCGTGGTGGCTTTGGCCGCCTACGACGGCACCATCATCTTTTGCGACCGTTTCATCGACAAGCGCTCGCGCACCCACGACCAGATGGTGCAGGCCGCGCGCAGCGGCGTGCAGAACATAGCCGAAGGCTCTCTCGCCTCTGGCACTTCGAAAAAAACCGAGCTTAAACTGACCGGAGTCGCCCGCGCCAGCTTGGGGGAGCTGATCCGCGACTACGAGGACTACCTGCGCCAGAACGGTCTGCAGATTTGGGACAAAGATTCCCCAAAGGTAAGGGGGATGCGTGCAAGGCTCGCCGGACGGCTGACCAAGTCGGAGAGGTCGGACAGGTCGGACAGGTCAGACAGGTCAGACAGGTCAGACAGGTCAGACAGGTCAGACAGGTCAGACAGGTCAGACAGGTCAGACAGGTCAGACAGGTCGGAGTTTTTCGACGAACCTTTGCTGGCTGCTTTGCGAGCCCTGCGCACCAGCAGCGCGGAGGTGGGCGCCAACATCCTCCTCTGCCTGTCCCACCAGGCAAGCTTCCTGCTAAGACGCCAGATGGAGCGCCAGGAACATGACTTAGTCCAAAACGGCGGCTTCACGGAAAGACTCTACAACTACCGCAAAGAGCACCGCTGA